A portion of the Adhaeribacter radiodurans genome contains these proteins:
- a CDS encoding GDSL-type esterase/lipase family protein, which produces MRRLKLSSTLSCILFACLTLPSPTVLAQNKPQTNVEAPNSAFELKDGDRVVFIGNSLFENDLQYGYLELALTTRWLNRNVTYRNIGWTGDTVWGEARSYITNPPTPYDLMMDQLTKAQPTVVFIAYGGIEAQEGEAGLSHFQEGLNKLLDKIEQLGAKAILLSPIPVLSALAPEELASRNAMLEKYGSAIAKTAAERNKRYIDVFKPLLARNKEVALSDNGIHLNESGYYYLAAEVENGLGLTSRQESITIDAAKHTATATSAAKILDSGNKEALKFTVEERILPLPLPHQSEKVAEEARVVKITGLKKGIYTLTADDSQVITASANKWKEGVVIRQGASFSQAEELREKIIKKNDLFFQQYRPLNKTYILGFRSYEQGRHVKTLDDLSYIITWLEGQIALNRAPKSKVYQLTLVK; this is translated from the coding sequence ATGAGAAGACTAAAGTTATCTTCCACCCTTAGTTGTATCCTGTTTGCGTGCCTTACCTTACCCTCTCCTACCGTTTTGGCGCAAAATAAACCCCAAACCAATGTAGAAGCCCCCAATTCAGCCTTTGAGCTCAAAGATGGAGACCGGGTAGTCTTTATAGGAAACTCCTTGTTTGAGAATGACTTGCAGTACGGCTACTTGGAGTTGGCCCTTACCACCCGGTGGCTCAACCGCAATGTTACTTATCGCAACATCGGATGGACCGGCGATACGGTTTGGGGCGAGGCTCGCAGCTATATCACCAACCCACCGACACCCTATGATCTGATGATGGATCAACTGACTAAAGCCCAGCCTACGGTGGTGTTTATTGCCTATGGGGGAATTGAGGCCCAGGAAGGCGAAGCCGGCCTTTCTCACTTTCAGGAGGGTTTAAACAAACTACTAGACAAAATTGAGCAGCTTGGAGCAAAGGCTATTCTTCTATCGCCTATTCCGGTACTATCGGCCTTAGCTCCGGAGGAATTGGCAAGTCGCAATGCCATGCTGGAAAAATATGGATCTGCCATTGCTAAAACGGCTGCCGAGCGAAACAAGCGGTATATCGATGTTTTTAAACCGCTGCTAGCCCGGAACAAGGAAGTTGCCTTATCCGACAACGGCATTCATCTGAATGAAAGCGGCTATTACTATCTGGCGGCTGAAGTCGAAAATGGATTGGGTTTAACCTCCCGCCAGGAATCGATTACTATTGATGCTGCCAAACACACTGCTACAGCCACGAGTGCGGCTAAAATTCTGGATTCGGGTAATAAGGAGGCATTGAAATTTACCGTGGAGGAAAGAATACTACCGCTTCCGTTGCCCCACCAGTCAGAGAAAGTAGCAGAAGAAGCACGAGTAGTAAAGATAACCGGTCTGAAAAAAGGCATTTACACCTTAACTGCCGACGACTCCCAGGTAATCACCGCCTCGGCCAATAAGTGGAAAGAGGGGGTGGTTATCCGGCAAGGGGCTTCCTTCAGTCAGGCGGAAGAATTACGCGAAAAGATCATTAAGAAAAATGATTTGTTTTTTCAACAGTACCGGCCCCTGAACAAGACCTATATTCTGGGTTTCCGCTCTTATGAGCAAGGCCGCCATGTAAAAACCTTAGATGATTTAAGTTATATTATTACCTGGCTGGAAGGACAAATTGCCTTAAACCGCGCGCCCAAGTCAAAGGTGTATCAACTTACCTTGGTAAAGTAG
- a CDS encoding alpha/beta hydrolase family esterase, with product MKSICLLITLISFLEAKCQVITDSVLVENHYRTFHFNQPKTHTKNYNLIFVLHGSGGDGKGMIKAAQSLENQSGKQPIFLVYPDGYKKYWNECRKAATSAANKEDINEQAFFKAMLRYFTQKYGVNKDRFFAIGLSGGGHMAYKLALTMPDKCKGISAFVANLPDPPNLDCIETKKPVAVMISNGTQDPINPYLGGPMVVNGSSFGSVRSSNNSFHYFADLAGYQGKPKIENVPDKIPSNKQTITRYTYKEKNKPEVMLLEVKGGEHNFPEDIDGFTESWQFFSRQIKAN from the coding sequence ATGAAAAGTATTTGTCTCCTAATAACTCTTATAAGCTTTTTAGAAGCAAAGTGTCAGGTAATAACTGATTCGGTTTTAGTTGAAAACCATTATCGGACATTTCATTTCAACCAACCTAAAACACATACCAAAAATTACAATTTGATATTTGTCTTGCACGGCTCCGGTGGGGATGGAAAAGGCATGATTAAAGCGGCGCAGAGTTTAGAAAATCAATCCGGCAAGCAACCTATTTTCCTGGTATATCCGGATGGTTATAAAAAATACTGGAACGAGTGTCGCAAAGCCGCGACTAGCGCCGCCAACAAGGAAGATATTAACGAGCAAGCCTTTTTTAAGGCCATGCTCCGGTATTTCACGCAAAAATACGGCGTAAACAAAGATCGTTTTTTTGCAATTGGTTTGTCGGGAGGCGGACACATGGCTTATAAACTGGCCCTGACCATGCCGGATAAATGTAAAGGTATTAGTGCTTTTGTGGCGAATTTACCCGACCCACCTAATTTAGATTGTATAGAAACTAAAAAACCAGTTGCCGTGATGATTAGCAACGGCACCCAAGACCCTATTAATCCTTACCTGGGTGGCCCAATGGTCGTAAACGGCAGTTCCTTTGGCAGCGTGCGGTCTAGTAACAACTCTTTTCATTATTTTGCCGATTTAGCTGGTTATCAGGGTAAACCCAAAATAGAAAATGTACCCGACAAAATTCCCAGTAATAAACAAACCATTACCCGCTACACCTACAAAGAAAAAAATAAGCCTGAAGTAATGCTTTTAGAAGTAAAAGGCGGCGAACATAATTTTCCGGAAGACATAGACGGTTTTACTGAATCCTGGCAATTCTTTTCCCGGCAAATAAAAGCTAATTAG
- a CDS encoding GyrI-like domain-containing protein, producing the protein MEPRIEFIAEKKLIGKHLHMSFAHNRTAELWRSFMPQRYTIKNKVNSDLISMQVYDSSLKVDFSNPQTEFEKWAAVEVSGWSEIPEGMESFLLPGAQYAVFTYKGAASNGEKFFRYIFKNWLPASDYLLDNRPHFEILGEKYKNEDPDSEEEIYIPIKLKV; encoded by the coding sequence ATGGAACCACGCATTGAGTTTATAGCCGAAAAGAAGCTAATTGGTAAGCACCTGCATATGAGCTTTGCCCACAACCGAACTGCCGAACTATGGCGATCTTTTATGCCGCAACGGTACACCATAAAAAATAAAGTAAATTCAGACTTGATTTCCATGCAGGTTTACGATTCGTCCTTAAAAGTCGATTTTAGTAATCCACAAACAGAATTTGAGAAGTGGGCTGCCGTAGAAGTTTCCGGCTGGTCGGAAATACCCGAGGGCATGGAATCTTTTCTTTTACCAGGCGCCCAATACGCCGTTTTTACGTATAAAGGAGCCGCCAGCAACGGCGAAAAATTCTTCCGTTATATTTTCAAAAATTGGCTACCGGCCTCTGACTACTTATTGGATAATAGACCGCATTTCGAAATTTTAGGAGAAAAATACAAAAACGAAGACCCTGATTCGGAAGAAGAAATTTATATACCTATTAAATTAAAAGTTTGA
- a CDS encoding PVC-type heme-binding CxxCH protein, whose product MKKINVNKDITISGFSGFLKKSMGSKRFLLAGWPLKILGGLLTIPAIVLVTAMATEEKDKDYPDPKEELESFQLADGFEVSLFAAEPMVAKPIQMNWDADGRLWVVSSKAYPHLKTGEEANDKIYVLEDTDGDGKADKSTIFAEGLFTPTGILPGDGGCYVANSTELLHFADTNGDGKADKKRKVLTGFGTADAHHLIHTFRWGPEGTLYFNQSIYIYSHVETPAGIKRLEGGGVWQLRPKDLNLDIYAKGLINPWGLQFDRWGQTFLTDGAGNEGINYAFPGATFVTSPGAERIIRGLNPGQPKHCGLDVISGRHLPESWLGSVITNDFRANRINRFRLEEQGSGYASKQVEDLLWTDHVAFRPVDISVGPDGAIYVADWYNPIIQHGEVDFHDPRRDQQHGRIWRIVAKNRPLVKKPQLTKASVQELLEALKLPEDWTRAQAKQVLKDRGAENVILELKKWVDGLDKNNTDYEHQLLEALWVYQSLDVVNEPLLLRLINAESHQARAAGLRALQLWHNKVANVPALLAKSVADNHPLVRLEAVIALRKTQTAEAAKTALSVLDKPMDEFLDYALWQTTRELEPVWVKRLKTEPDFFGDARKTSFALKSVNNQEAVTQLVQLYQKNQVPEEYSKDVLNSIAKRGQAADLNVLFNMAVEGQAKQEKGVAAQLATLVDAARQRGVKPDKNLNRIASFISSKDEPTAINALQLVGYWRLQEMTSRLTSLIQKGDKDIKRAALGAIATWGDTKAEKLLMDLASGKNPMELRLLATAQLAQVNVTEAARLAVDLLRIMPEQTDVSELFQAFIANKQGAQVLAGTLKAKKIPVNMAKAARLAVQRQVPWHRQKSEDIVLLQQALEAWGGVLPVERMPQQLNSQEIQGLAIQINRGADPIKGEAIFRKSNCVTCHAIGGAGGLIGPDLSSLGTSSPVETIINSILYPTKSIKEGYELQRVVKKDGSEMMGYLVSNGASEVVMRDVTGMSVPVAKSQIDKIEKIPGSLMPAGLTAGLEKEEFMNLVGFLSKLGESGKFRVPTDRYVRRWETVPGNADLAQKISDAGVGGILKANAKTPFKPAYSTVSGHLPIEELPVIKGKSNQQYSFVKFGVEVLSKGNVDLAINSTTGITAWVDQKPIKLADQGVVVDLPQGVHHITLAIDRGVRQKGPLSVHLQDAKNSPAQTRLVMGQ is encoded by the coding sequence ATGAAAAAGATAAATGTAAATAAAGATATCACCATTTCCGGATTCTCTGGTTTCCTAAAAAAATCAATGGGCAGCAAACGTTTCTTATTAGCAGGTTGGCCTTTAAAAATTTTGGGTGGGCTTTTAACCATCCCGGCCATAGTTCTGGTAACGGCTATGGCAACCGAGGAAAAAGACAAAGATTATCCGGATCCGAAGGAAGAACTGGAGTCGTTTCAATTGGCCGATGGTTTTGAGGTAAGCCTGTTTGCCGCCGAGCCCATGGTTGCCAAGCCTATTCAGATGAACTGGGATGCCGATGGCAGATTGTGGGTGGTAAGTAGCAAAGCCTATCCGCACCTGAAAACCGGGGAAGAAGCTAACGATAAAATATATGTGCTGGAAGATACGGATGGTGATGGCAAGGCTGATAAATCTACTATTTTTGCCGAAGGCTTATTTACTCCCACCGGCATTCTACCGGGCGATGGCGGCTGCTACGTAGCTAATTCCACCGAGTTGCTGCATTTTGCCGATACGAACGGGGATGGTAAAGCCGACAAAAAACGCAAGGTTTTAACCGGTTTTGGAACGGCCGATGCCCACCACCTGATCCATACCTTCCGCTGGGGACCGGAAGGAACACTTTATTTCAACCAGTCCATTTATATCTACAGCCACGTAGAAACTCCAGCGGGAATTAAACGGCTCGAAGGCGGTGGTGTGTGGCAACTGCGACCGAAAGACTTGAATCTGGATATATATGCCAAAGGTTTGATCAATCCTTGGGGGCTTCAGTTTGACCGCTGGGGGCAGACTTTCCTGACGGATGGTGCCGGTAATGAAGGTATTAATTATGCTTTTCCCGGAGCAACTTTTGTAACCAGTCCGGGTGCCGAACGAATTATCCGCGGCCTGAACCCGGGCCAACCCAAACATTGCGGGTTGGATGTTATCTCCGGACGACACTTACCCGAATCCTGGCTAGGAAGTGTCATTACCAATGATTTTCGGGCTAACCGGATCAACCGCTTTCGGTTAGAAGAACAAGGCAGCGGCTATGCTTCCAAGCAGGTAGAGGATTTGTTATGGACTGATCATGTGGCTTTCCGGCCGGTAGATATCTCGGTAGGTCCGGATGGCGCTATTTATGTAGCCGACTGGTACAATCCCATCATTCAGCACGGAGAAGTAGATTTCCATGATCCGCGCCGGGATCAGCAGCATGGCCGTATCTGGCGCATTGTGGCTAAAAACCGACCTCTGGTCAAGAAACCACAATTAACCAAAGCCTCAGTGCAGGAACTATTAGAAGCTTTGAAGTTACCCGAGGATTGGACCCGCGCCCAAGCCAAGCAGGTACTAAAGGACCGCGGAGCAGAAAATGTAATTCTGGAATTAAAAAAATGGGTGGATGGCCTGGACAAAAATAATACTGATTACGAACACCAGTTGCTCGAAGCTTTATGGGTTTACCAATCGCTGGATGTAGTAAACGAGCCATTGCTGCTGCGTTTAATAAACGCAGAAAGCCACCAGGCCCGGGCAGCCGGCCTCAGAGCCCTTCAACTCTGGCATAATAAAGTGGCCAATGTACCCGCCCTGCTGGCTAAATCAGTTGCTGATAATCATCCGCTGGTACGCTTGGAAGCTGTTATTGCTTTACGGAAAACCCAAACGGCAGAAGCCGCAAAAACAGCTTTATCGGTTTTAGACAAACCTATGGACGAGTTCCTGGATTATGCTTTGTGGCAGACCACCCGCGAGCTTGAACCTGTTTGGGTGAAACGATTAAAGACGGAACCAGATTTCTTCGGCGATGCCCGCAAAACGTCCTTTGCCCTTAAATCAGTAAACAATCAGGAGGCTGTTACACAGCTGGTTCAGCTTTACCAAAAAAACCAGGTACCCGAAGAGTACTCCAAAGATGTGCTTAATTCCATTGCCAAGCGGGGACAAGCTGCCGACCTGAATGTACTTTTTAATATGGCAGTAGAAGGCCAGGCCAAGCAAGAGAAAGGAGTTGCAGCCCAACTCGCGACTTTAGTGGATGCGGCCCGCCAGCGGGGAGTAAAGCCAGACAAAAACCTGAACCGTATAGCCAGTTTTATTAGTAGTAAAGATGAACCTACCGCCATTAATGCTCTGCAACTGGTAGGTTACTGGCGCCTGCAGGAAATGACCAGTCGGTTGACCAGTTTAATCCAGAAGGGAGATAAAGACATTAAAAGAGCCGCCTTGGGCGCTATTGCTACCTGGGGCGATACTAAAGCTGAAAAGTTATTAATGGACTTGGCTAGTGGTAAAAACCCCATGGAATTACGGCTGTTAGCTACTGCCCAATTGGCTCAGGTGAATGTAACGGAAGCAGCCCGCCTGGCAGTAGACTTGCTGCGGATTATGCCAGAGCAGACCGATGTTTCTGAGCTTTTCCAGGCCTTTATTGCCAATAAGCAAGGCGCTCAGGTGCTTGCCGGGACTCTGAAGGCTAAAAAGATTCCGGTAAATATGGCAAAGGCTGCCCGGTTGGCTGTACAACGACAGGTGCCCTGGCACCGGCAAAAAAGCGAAGACATTGTATTGTTGCAACAAGCCCTCGAAGCCTGGGGTGGGGTGCTTCCTGTGGAACGAATGCCCCAACAGCTTAACAGTCAGGAAATCCAGGGTCTGGCTATCCAGATTAACCGGGGCGCTGATCCCATTAAAGGAGAAGCCATATTCCGTAAAAGCAATTGCGTGACCTGCCATGCCATTGGCGGAGCCGGAGGTTTGATCGGTCCTGACTTGAGCAGCCTAGGAACCAGTTCACCGGTCGAAACTATAATTAATTCCATTCTCTACCCCACCAAATCAATTAAAGAAGGCTACGAACTGCAACGGGTAGTAAAAAAAGATGGCAGTGAGATGATGGGCTACCTGGTAAGTAACGGGGCATCGGAAGTAGTGATGCGGGATGTTACCGGCATGAGTGTGCCCGTAGCCAAAAGCCAAATCGACAAAATAGAGAAGATACCCGGATCGCTTATGCCAGCCGGCCTGACTGCTGGTCTGGAAAAAGAAGAATTTATGAACCTGGTGGGTTTTCTATCAAAGCTAGGCGAATCAGGTAAATTTCGGGTGCCTACCGACAGGTACGTGCGGCGATGGGAAACTGTGCCGGGCAATGCAGACCTGGCCCAAAAGATTAGTGATGCAGGGGTAGGTGGTATTTTAAAAGCAAATGCAAAAACGCCTTTTAAACCCGCTTATAGCACCGTGTCTGGTCACCTGCCTATTGAGGAGCTTCCGGTAATTAAAGGAAAATCTAACCAACAATATAGTTTTGTTAAGTTTGGGGTAGAAGTGCTGAGCAAAGGAAATGTGGACTTGGCTATTAACTCCACTACCGGTATCACCGCTTGGGTTGACCAAAAACCAATTAAACTGGCCGACCAGGGTGTGGTGGTTGACCTTCCTCAAGGAGTTCACCATATTACATTGGCTATTGATAGGGGTGTACGCCAGAAAGGCCCTTTGAGTGTACACTTACAGGATGCTAAAAATTCTCCTGCGCAAACCAGGTTGGTTATGGGGCAATAA
- a CDS encoding thiol protease/hemagglutinin PrtT, producing MKKIYFLALISCFSWFSGAAKHVPAEDAQRVAANFFSQVAPTAINGKSQQTLNLVHQEVSKQINSNSRQTPFTFYYVFASQPTGGLVFISADDNVKPVLGYTRTGTFNTAKMPTNLAKWLEGYKNEIRFAAKQNNSNEKTKRAWKALQEGTAPYARTHSTLAASVDPLVSTTWDQSPYYNELCPYDNDANDRAVTGCVATAMAQIMRYWKYPARGSGFHSYNHEKYGTLSANFSNTTYDWDNMPNSINGSNTAIATLMRDVGISVDMSYGVGSTGGSSAYVISAASQGDHNSEYALKTYFGYEDVKGVQRRDYSDSEWINLMKTELDNGQPILYAGFGNGGGHAFVCDGYDQNDLFHMNWGWSGYYDGFFALSALNPDGQGTGGGTGSYNSNQQALIGIKAPNQNPNEEIAELELYDDVTISTPVISFGHPFTVHTDIHNNGKGTFKGEYGAAAFDENGNFIDFIQTIAEDGLAPDYHYTDGLTFKTEGMVSLLPGVYDLYIFHKAEGQWVQLKGGNFYSDHVTLEVINQNNLNLYEEVAVQKPKEVYQGKKIAVSTFIQNVGKASFNGIVALNLYDLEGNFAFEIGQKQVDQLCKNCKTGEVVFTNDKLDVEPGTYLMAVLHYTDTDKWRITGSEDYVNPIRVVVQAAPIGGDKYEENNTVEDAAPLALNFTGNTAKVTTPQANIHVGTDYDYYKITLPAGRKYEISARVNDSYESKDGKTYTNDVLFSLSDDGENWTDAYDQEMETVEVEGGKTIYASVSPYFQGETGTYALEITLKQSQVTGTKDDYEELAVQAYPNPTSGVLHLHEKKEYTRYELTNLTGKVIMTVPKGTAQVDISTLPNGVYLLRTLSKTGYQVQKIVKQ from the coding sequence ATGAAAAAAATTTACTTTCTCGCCCTGATTAGCTGCTTCAGTTGGTTCAGCGGCGCGGCCAAACACGTACCCGCCGAAGATGCACAACGGGTAGCCGCTAACTTTTTCTCACAGGTAGCTCCCACTGCTATAAACGGTAAAAGCCAGCAAACTTTAAATCTGGTACACCAGGAAGTATCTAAACAAATCAATTCTAATTCCCGCCAAACGCCCTTTACCTTTTATTATGTATTTGCTTCCCAGCCTACGGGCGGCCTGGTTTTCATTTCCGCCGACGACAATGTAAAGCCGGTGTTAGGTTATACCCGTACGGGTACGTTTAATACAGCCAAAATGCCCACCAACTTAGCTAAATGGCTGGAAGGGTATAAAAACGAAATCCGGTTTGCCGCTAAGCAAAATAACAGCAACGAAAAAACCAAACGCGCCTGGAAAGCTTTACAGGAAGGAACGGCTCCATATGCGCGCACCCACTCTACCTTAGCCGCATCAGTAGATCCGTTAGTTTCAACTACCTGGGATCAATCGCCTTATTACAACGAACTTTGCCCGTACGATAACGATGCGAACGACCGCGCCGTTACGGGTTGCGTGGCTACGGCCATGGCGCAAATTATGCGTTACTGGAAATATCCTGCCCGGGGCAGCGGCTTCCACTCCTACAACCACGAAAAATACGGTACCCTTTCGGCGAACTTCAGTAACACTACTTATGATTGGGATAATATGCCCAATAGTATAAACGGTTCCAACACTGCTATTGCAACACTAATGCGCGACGTGGGGATCAGCGTGGATATGAGTTACGGGGTAGGTTCTACCGGTGGTAGCAGTGCTTACGTTATTTCGGCAGCCAGTCAGGGCGATCATAATTCTGAGTATGCTTTAAAAACGTATTTTGGTTACGAAGACGTTAAAGGTGTACAACGCCGGGATTATTCTGATTCAGAATGGATAAATTTAATGAAAACCGAATTAGATAACGGCCAACCTATTTTGTACGCGGGTTTTGGCAATGGCGGGGGGCATGCCTTTGTGTGCGACGGGTACGACCAGAACGATTTGTTTCACATGAACTGGGGTTGGAGTGGTTACTACGATGGTTTCTTTGCTCTGTCTGCCTTAAACCCCGATGGTCAGGGAACCGGCGGAGGAACGGGTAGTTATAACAGCAACCAGCAAGCCTTAATTGGCATTAAAGCCCCGAATCAAAACCCAAATGAAGAAATTGCCGAACTGGAATTATACGATGATGTCACCATTAGCACTCCGGTAATAAGTTTTGGCCATCCTTTTACAGTACATACCGATATTCACAACAATGGTAAAGGCACTTTTAAAGGAGAGTACGGCGCAGCTGCCTTCGATGAGAATGGTAATTTTATTGATTTTATACAAACCATTGCGGAAGACGGATTAGCACCCGATTATCATTATACAGATGGACTTACTTTTAAAACCGAAGGTATGGTGTCACTGTTGCCTGGAGTGTACGACTTGTATATTTTCCATAAAGCCGAAGGCCAATGGGTACAACTAAAAGGTGGTAATTTCTACTCCGACCACGTTACCCTGGAAGTAATTAACCAGAATAATTTAAATTTATACGAAGAAGTAGCGGTGCAGAAACCCAAGGAAGTGTACCAGGGCAAAAAAATAGCCGTGAGTACCTTTATTCAAAATGTAGGCAAAGCTTCCTTTAACGGAATAGTAGCCCTAAATTTATACGATCTGGAAGGGAATTTTGCTTTTGAAATCGGGCAAAAACAAGTAGATCAATTATGTAAAAATTGTAAAACCGGTGAGGTAGTTTTTACTAATGACAAACTGGACGTAGAGCCCGGCACCTATTTAATGGCCGTGCTTCATTATACAGATACCGATAAATGGCGTATTACTGGTTCCGAAGATTACGTTAACCCAATTCGGGTGGTAGTACAAGCCGCTCCCATTGGCGGGGATAAATACGAAGAAAACAACACCGTAGAAGATGCGGCTCCACTAGCCTTGAATTTTACCGGCAACACGGCCAAGGTAACTACTCCCCAGGCCAATATACACGTGGGTACGGATTACGATTATTACAAAATAACCTTACCGGCCGGCCGTAAATACGAAATCAGCGCCCGGGTAAACGACTCGTACGAGTCTAAAGATGGTAAAACCTACACCAACGATGTGCTGTTTTCGTTATCGGATGACGGAGAAAACTGGACCGATGCTTACGACCAGGAAATGGAAACTGTGGAAGTAGAAGGCGGTAAAACTATTTATGCTTCGGTATCGCCGTACTTTCAGGGTGAAACAGGTACATACGCCCTGGAAATAACCTTAAAACAATCACAAGTTACTGGTACCAAAGATGACTATGAAGAACTGGCCGTTCAGGCGTACCCGAACCCTACATCCGGCGTGCTGCACCTGCACGAAAAGAAAGAATATACCCGCTACGAGCTCACCAACTTAACCGGCAAAGTAATAATGACTGTTCCGAAAGGCACAGCCCAGGTAGATATATCTACGTTACCGAACGGTGTTTACTTGCTCCGTACGCTTTCTAAAACCGGTTACCAGGTACAAAAAATCGTAAAGCAATGA